A single region of the Vicia villosa cultivar HV-30 ecotype Madison, WI linkage group LG4, Vvil1.0, whole genome shotgun sequence genome encodes:
- the LOC131594299 gene encoding polyprotein of EF-Ts, chloroplastic-like isoform X1, whose translation MNPIISCSVGNASIIPGVAYSTRKNNSLTRLSFSRSSLKQGSSTRRFLFPSFVVNGVFPQNKRICSYRRKSRTSISATETEVPVEVTGSPVADEVSSESPSVEVAKSVDSSPKSDTNTSSAKVKRSRPGRKSDMPPVKIEELIPGASFTGKVKSIQPFGAFVDIGAFTDGLVHISMLSDNYVKDIASVVSVGQEVKVKLIEVNSETKRISLSMRESADTGKRNDAPNTRDPSRSGPRKDSVNKQTKFSVGQELKGKVKNKTRSGTFISLPEGEEGFLPLGEESKDGSANIMGKSSLEAGQEVSVRVLRITKGRATLTMKKKGAVEEWDKPLLEIGNVGLVSNPFAVAFRKNKDIAKFLDEREKVQSEAKSSTTKTEEDVGSSSSVGSSTTVADDESSQGSIINGDIEKETEEASANLASEEDISVVNPIIEEAIQTDITTSDVEIDSPVEATDENVTESGVDQVVAEDEKQSETDNEKEVVAATQTDSDAVEPVPVTETDITSSAPELPEETEVDDNVVAVPENNESDLSPEGSLSKDGTEENIQIPSPESPATEEVLEEQTLVTAQVESPATEEVQEEQPLVVAQVESPATEEVQEEQTPVAAQVEEVAIGSETNSTLSSSNEQTDITASDEGLSKAAISPVLVKQLRDETGAGMMDCKNALSESEGDITKAQELLRKKGLASADKKAARATAEGRIGSYIHDSRIGVLVEVNCETDFVSRGEIFKELVEDIAMQVAACPQVEYITTEDVPEEIVSKEKEIEMQKEDLASKPEQIRSRIVEGRIRKRLEDLALLEQPYIKNDKVPIKDWVKQTIATIGENIKVTRFVRFNLGEGLEKRSQDFAAEVAAQTTAKPVTTPVKEEPAAAEVKEIEPKKSTVTISASLVKQLREETGAGMMDCKKALAETEGDLEKAQAYLRKKGLSSADKKSGRLAAEGRIGTYIHDSRIGVLIEVNCETDFVGRSEKFKELVDDLAMQVVACPQVQFVSIEDIPEATVKKEKELEMQREDLASKPENIREKIVEGRISKRLGELALLEQSFIKDDSVLVKDLVKQSIAAIGENIKVRRFVRFTLGETVEKETTVAA comes from the exons ATGAATCCCATAATATCGTGTTCCGTTGGCAATGCTTCGATTATTCCTGGAGTTGCGTATTCGACAAGGAAGAATAACTCTTTAACTAGACTCAGTTTTTCAAGGAGTTCTTTAAAACAAGGATCGTCAACTCGGAGATTTCTCTTTCCTTCGTTTGTCGTCAATGGAGTGTTTCCGCAGAACAAACGGATATGCTCTTATCGTAGAAAATCTAGAACCTCCATATCAGCCACAGAAACGGAAGTACCCGTGGAGGTAACAGGTTCACCTGTTGCAGATGAAGTTTCTAGTGAATCTCCTTCGGTTGAAGTTGCCAAAAGCGTAGATTCGTCTCCTAAGTCCGATACGAACACTAGTTCTGCAAAAGTAAAACGTTCAAGACCGGGGAGGAAAAGCGACATGCCGCCTGTAAAGATAGAGGAATTGATTCCAGGTGCATCTTTTACGGGGAAAGTAAAATCTATCCAGCCGTTCGGTGCATTTGTTGATATTGGAGCTTTCACTGACGGACTCGTTCATATTTCTATGTTGAGTGATAACTACGTAAAGGATATTGCGAGTGTTGTTTCTGTTGGACAAGAAGTGAAGGTAAAGCTGATTGAAGTGAACTCAGAAACTAAGCGTATATCTCTCTCTATGCGTGAGAGTGCTGACACTGGCAAACGTAACGACGCACCGAACACTAGGGACCCTTCAAGATCTGGTCCAAGGAAAGACAGTGTGAATAAACAAACGAAATTCTCCGTTGGTCAGGAATTGAAGGGTAAGGTGAAGAATAAGACAAGGAGTGGTACTTTTATATCACTTCCGGAAGGTGAGGAGGGATTTCTACCGTTAGGTGAGGAGAGTAAAGATGGATCCGCGAATATAATGGGAAAATCTTCGTTGGAGGCTGGTCAAGAAGTTAGCGTACGAGTTTTGCGTATCACAAAAGGACGAGCGACGTTGACAATGAAGAAGAAAGGAGCTGTTGAAGAATGGGACAAGCCACTTTTAGAGATAGGGAATGTGGGTCTTGTATCAAACCCTTTTGCAGTGGCTTTTCGTAAAAATAAGGATATTGCTAAATTTTTGGATGAGAGGGAGAAAGTTCAAAGTGAAgctaaatcatcaacaacaaaaacCGAGGAAGATGTGGGAAGTAGTTCATCGGTCGGTTCCTCAACAACTGTTGCGGATGATGAAAGCAGTCAAGGAAGTATTATAAATGGTGACATCGAGAAGGAAACTGAGGAAGCTTCTGCAAATTTGGCTTCTGAAGAGGATATATCTGTTGTAAATCCAATAATCGAGGAAGCTATTCAGACAGATATCACAACAAGTGATGTGGAAATCGATTCACCAGTTGAAGCCACTGATGAAAATGTAACCGAAAGTGGAGTTGATCAAGTTGTTGCGGAAGATGAAAAACAATCAGAAACTGATAATGAAAAAGAAGTTGTAGCTGCGACGCAGACAGATAGTGATGCAGTTGAGCCTGTCCCTGTGACAGAAACAGACATTACATCAAGTGCACCTGAATTACCTGAAGAAACAGAAG TAGATGACAATGTTGTAGCTGTTCCGGAGAATAATGAGAGTGATTTGTCTCCCGAGGGAAGCTTGAGTAAAG ATGGAACCGAAGAAAACATTCAAATTCCCTCTCCTGAAAGTCCTGCCACTGAAGAAGTGCTAGAAGAACAAACACTTGTAACAGCACAAGTTGAAAGTCCTGCCACTGAAGAAGTGCAAGAAGAACAACCTCTTGTAGTAGCACAAGTTGAGAGTCCTGCCACTGAAGAAGTGCAAGAAGAACAAACACCTGTGGCAGCACAAGTTGAAGAGGTTGCAATTGGATCCGAGACAAACAGCACCTTATCTAGTTCTAATGAACAAACCGACATTACTGCTTCAGATGAAGGCTTGAGTAAAG CTGCTATATCACCGGTACTTGTGAAGCAACTCCGAGATGAAACCGGAGCTGGAATGATGGACTGCAAAAATGCTCTATCAGAGAGTGAAGGCGACATTACTAAAGCACAAGAGCTCCTTAGGAAGAAAGGCTTAGCAAGCGCAGACAAGAAAGCAGCCAGAGCAACTGCTGAAGGAAGGATAGGTTCTTACATCCACGACAGCAGGATCGGTGTTTTGGTAGAAGTAAACTGCGAGACAGATTTTGTCTCCCGAGGTGAAATTTTTAAGGAGCTTGTTGAAGATATAGCCATGCAAGTGGCTGCGTGTCCTCAAGTAGAGTACATTACTACTGAAGATGTTCCTGAGGAAATCGTGAGCAAAGAAAAAGAGATAGAAATGCAGAAAGAAGATCTTGCTTCAAAACCGGAGCAAATCAGATCGAGGATTGTTGAAGGACGGATAAGGAAAAGACTCGAGGATTTGGCTTTGCTTGAGCAGCCTTACATCAAGAATGATAAAGTGCCCATAAAGGATTGGGTCAAGCAGACAATTGCAACTATTGGAGAAAATATTAAAGTTACAAGGTTTGTGCGGTTCAACCTCGGCGAAGGTTTGGAAAAGAGAAGCCAGGATTTTGCTGCTGAAGTCGCCGCACAAACTACAGCAAAACCAGTGACTACACCGGTGAAAGAGGAACCTGCTGCTGCTGAAGTCAAGGAGATTGAACCAAA GAAATCAACAGTAACGATCTCGGCCTCATTGGTTAAGCAATTAAGGGAAGAAACCGGTGCTGGGATGATGGACTGTAAGAAAGCTCTTGCTGAAACCGAAGGTGACCTTGAAAAGGCGCAAGCATACCTCAGAAAGAAGGGTCTTTCATCTGCTGACAAGAAATCCGGAAGACTAGCAGCTGAAGGAAGAATCGGTACATACATTCATGATTCACGCATTGGAGTTCTTATTGAAGTGAACTGTGAAACCGACTTTGTTGGCAGAAGTGAGAAGTTTAAGGAACTGGTCGATGATCTTGCAATGCAAGTCGTGGCTTGTCCACAGGTTCAGTTTGTATCTATTGAAGATATCCCAGAAGCCACTGTGAAGAAGGAAAAAGAACTCGAGATGCAACGAGAAGACCTTGCTTCAAAACCCGAGAACATAAGAGAGAAAATTGTTGAAGGAAGAATCTCAAAGAGGTTAGGGGAGCTTGCTCTTCTAGAGCAGTCTTTCATTAAGGATGACAGTGTGTTGGTGAAAGATTTGGTGAAGCAAAGTATAGCTGCCATTGGAGAGAACATTAAAGTGCGGCGTTTTGTTCGGTTCACTCTTggagaaacagttgaaaaagaAACAACAGTTGCTGCATAG
- the LOC131594299 gene encoding polyprotein of EF-Ts, chloroplastic-like isoform X2, with protein sequence MNPIISCSVGNASIIPGVAYSTRKNNSLTRLSFSRSSLKQGSSTRRFLFPSFVVNGVFPQNKRICSYRRKSRTSISATETEVPVEVTGSPVADEVSSESPSVEVAKSVDSSPKSDTNTSSAKVKRSRPGRKSDMPPVKIEELIPGASFTGKVKSIQPFGAFVDIGAFTDGLVHISMLSDNYVKDIASVVSVGQEVKVKLIEVNSETKRISLSMRESADTGKRNDAPNTRDPSRSGPRKDSVNKQTKFSVGQELKGKVKNKTRSGTFISLPEGEEGFLPLGEESKDGSANIMGKSSLEAGQEVSVRVLRITKGRATLTMKKKGAVEEWDKPLLEIGNVGLVSNPFAVAFRKNKDIAKFLDEREKVQSEAKSSTTKTEEDVGSSSSVGSSTTVADDESSQGSIINGDIEKETEEASANLASEEDISVVNPIIEEAIQTDITTSDVEIDSPVEATDENVTESGVDQVVAEDEKQSETDNEKEVVAATQTDSDAVEPVPVTETDITSSAPELPEETEDDNVVAVPENNESDLSPEGSLSKDGTEENIQIPSPESPATEEVLEEQTLVTAQVESPATEEVQEEQPLVVAQVESPATEEVQEEQTPVAAQVEEVAIGSETNSTLSSSNEQTDITASDEGLSKAAISPVLVKQLRDETGAGMMDCKNALSESEGDITKAQELLRKKGLASADKKAARATAEGRIGSYIHDSRIGVLVEVNCETDFVSRGEIFKELVEDIAMQVAACPQVEYITTEDVPEEIVSKEKEIEMQKEDLASKPEQIRSRIVEGRIRKRLEDLALLEQPYIKNDKVPIKDWVKQTIATIGENIKVTRFVRFNLGEGLEKRSQDFAAEVAAQTTAKPVTTPVKEEPAAAEVKEIEPKKSTVTISASLVKQLREETGAGMMDCKKALAETEGDLEKAQAYLRKKGLSSADKKSGRLAAEGRIGTYIHDSRIGVLIEVNCETDFVGRSEKFKELVDDLAMQVVACPQVQFVSIEDIPEATVKKEKELEMQREDLASKPENIREKIVEGRISKRLGELALLEQSFIKDDSVLVKDLVKQSIAAIGENIKVRRFVRFTLGETVEKETTVAA encoded by the exons ATGAATCCCATAATATCGTGTTCCGTTGGCAATGCTTCGATTATTCCTGGAGTTGCGTATTCGACAAGGAAGAATAACTCTTTAACTAGACTCAGTTTTTCAAGGAGTTCTTTAAAACAAGGATCGTCAACTCGGAGATTTCTCTTTCCTTCGTTTGTCGTCAATGGAGTGTTTCCGCAGAACAAACGGATATGCTCTTATCGTAGAAAATCTAGAACCTCCATATCAGCCACAGAAACGGAAGTACCCGTGGAGGTAACAGGTTCACCTGTTGCAGATGAAGTTTCTAGTGAATCTCCTTCGGTTGAAGTTGCCAAAAGCGTAGATTCGTCTCCTAAGTCCGATACGAACACTAGTTCTGCAAAAGTAAAACGTTCAAGACCGGGGAGGAAAAGCGACATGCCGCCTGTAAAGATAGAGGAATTGATTCCAGGTGCATCTTTTACGGGGAAAGTAAAATCTATCCAGCCGTTCGGTGCATTTGTTGATATTGGAGCTTTCACTGACGGACTCGTTCATATTTCTATGTTGAGTGATAACTACGTAAAGGATATTGCGAGTGTTGTTTCTGTTGGACAAGAAGTGAAGGTAAAGCTGATTGAAGTGAACTCAGAAACTAAGCGTATATCTCTCTCTATGCGTGAGAGTGCTGACACTGGCAAACGTAACGACGCACCGAACACTAGGGACCCTTCAAGATCTGGTCCAAGGAAAGACAGTGTGAATAAACAAACGAAATTCTCCGTTGGTCAGGAATTGAAGGGTAAGGTGAAGAATAAGACAAGGAGTGGTACTTTTATATCACTTCCGGAAGGTGAGGAGGGATTTCTACCGTTAGGTGAGGAGAGTAAAGATGGATCCGCGAATATAATGGGAAAATCTTCGTTGGAGGCTGGTCAAGAAGTTAGCGTACGAGTTTTGCGTATCACAAAAGGACGAGCGACGTTGACAATGAAGAAGAAAGGAGCTGTTGAAGAATGGGACAAGCCACTTTTAGAGATAGGGAATGTGGGTCTTGTATCAAACCCTTTTGCAGTGGCTTTTCGTAAAAATAAGGATATTGCTAAATTTTTGGATGAGAGGGAGAAAGTTCAAAGTGAAgctaaatcatcaacaacaaaaacCGAGGAAGATGTGGGAAGTAGTTCATCGGTCGGTTCCTCAACAACTGTTGCGGATGATGAAAGCAGTCAAGGAAGTATTATAAATGGTGACATCGAGAAGGAAACTGAGGAAGCTTCTGCAAATTTGGCTTCTGAAGAGGATATATCTGTTGTAAATCCAATAATCGAGGAAGCTATTCAGACAGATATCACAACAAGTGATGTGGAAATCGATTCACCAGTTGAAGCCACTGATGAAAATGTAACCGAAAGTGGAGTTGATCAAGTTGTTGCGGAAGATGAAAAACAATCAGAAACTGATAATGAAAAAGAAGTTGTAGCTGCGACGCAGACAGATAGTGATGCAGTTGAGCCTGTCCCTGTGACAGAAACAGACATTACATCAAGTGCACCTGAATTACCTGAAGAAACAGAAG ATGACAATGTTGTAGCTGTTCCGGAGAATAATGAGAGTGATTTGTCTCCCGAGGGAAGCTTGAGTAAAG ATGGAACCGAAGAAAACATTCAAATTCCCTCTCCTGAAAGTCCTGCCACTGAAGAAGTGCTAGAAGAACAAACACTTGTAACAGCACAAGTTGAAAGTCCTGCCACTGAAGAAGTGCAAGAAGAACAACCTCTTGTAGTAGCACAAGTTGAGAGTCCTGCCACTGAAGAAGTGCAAGAAGAACAAACACCTGTGGCAGCACAAGTTGAAGAGGTTGCAATTGGATCCGAGACAAACAGCACCTTATCTAGTTCTAATGAACAAACCGACATTACTGCTTCAGATGAAGGCTTGAGTAAAG CTGCTATATCACCGGTACTTGTGAAGCAACTCCGAGATGAAACCGGAGCTGGAATGATGGACTGCAAAAATGCTCTATCAGAGAGTGAAGGCGACATTACTAAAGCACAAGAGCTCCTTAGGAAGAAAGGCTTAGCAAGCGCAGACAAGAAAGCAGCCAGAGCAACTGCTGAAGGAAGGATAGGTTCTTACATCCACGACAGCAGGATCGGTGTTTTGGTAGAAGTAAACTGCGAGACAGATTTTGTCTCCCGAGGTGAAATTTTTAAGGAGCTTGTTGAAGATATAGCCATGCAAGTGGCTGCGTGTCCTCAAGTAGAGTACATTACTACTGAAGATGTTCCTGAGGAAATCGTGAGCAAAGAAAAAGAGATAGAAATGCAGAAAGAAGATCTTGCTTCAAAACCGGAGCAAATCAGATCGAGGATTGTTGAAGGACGGATAAGGAAAAGACTCGAGGATTTGGCTTTGCTTGAGCAGCCTTACATCAAGAATGATAAAGTGCCCATAAAGGATTGGGTCAAGCAGACAATTGCAACTATTGGAGAAAATATTAAAGTTACAAGGTTTGTGCGGTTCAACCTCGGCGAAGGTTTGGAAAAGAGAAGCCAGGATTTTGCTGCTGAAGTCGCCGCACAAACTACAGCAAAACCAGTGACTACACCGGTGAAAGAGGAACCTGCTGCTGCTGAAGTCAAGGAGATTGAACCAAA GAAATCAACAGTAACGATCTCGGCCTCATTGGTTAAGCAATTAAGGGAAGAAACCGGTGCTGGGATGATGGACTGTAAGAAAGCTCTTGCTGAAACCGAAGGTGACCTTGAAAAGGCGCAAGCATACCTCAGAAAGAAGGGTCTTTCATCTGCTGACAAGAAATCCGGAAGACTAGCAGCTGAAGGAAGAATCGGTACATACATTCATGATTCACGCATTGGAGTTCTTATTGAAGTGAACTGTGAAACCGACTTTGTTGGCAGAAGTGAGAAGTTTAAGGAACTGGTCGATGATCTTGCAATGCAAGTCGTGGCTTGTCCACAGGTTCAGTTTGTATCTATTGAAGATATCCCAGAAGCCACTGTGAAGAAGGAAAAAGAACTCGAGATGCAACGAGAAGACCTTGCTTCAAAACCCGAGAACATAAGAGAGAAAATTGTTGAAGGAAGAATCTCAAAGAGGTTAGGGGAGCTTGCTCTTCTAGAGCAGTCTTTCATTAAGGATGACAGTGTGTTGGTGAAAGATTTGGTGAAGCAAAGTATAGCTGCCATTGGAGAGAACATTAAAGTGCGGCGTTTTGTTCGGTTCACTCTTggagaaacagttgaaaaagaAACAACAGTTGCTGCATAG